The Atribacter laminatus genome contains the following window.
ACCTGATAATTGTAACGCTTTTTAACCCATTCAGCAGATTTGATGAGACTCTCGGGAATGTCTTTTATATCTGGTACTTTAGTTTGAAACTCCAAAGCATCAATCAGTTTTGAATACCCACAATTTTCTACCAAATCAGGATAATAAGGATAATTATATTGAGTCGCCATGGTTCCTAATTCTTCAAAACCGTCGATCAGCATTCCGGTTGGGTCCAAATCAGTAAATCCTTGTGGACCGCTACAAGTTGTCATCCCTCGTTCTTTCCCCCAAGATTCTATTGCAGAAAATAATAATTCTGCGCTTTTTTCCTCGTTGATAGAATCAAACCACCCAAAACGAAGATTTTTTTCTTGATACTTTTCGTTGGCAATATGACTGATAATACCGGCAATACGTCCAACACATGAATTATTGTGATAAATTAAAAATAATTTCGTTTCACAATTCTCGTAGGCGGGATTTTTTGCTGGAGAAAATATACCCATTTCATCGGAAATTAAAGGTGGAACATAATAGGGGTGATTTCGGTATAGCCGAAGAGGGAAGGTAACAAATTTTTTTATATCTCCTTGGTTTTGAGCCTCTCGAATCTCCCAACCCATATCAGTTATTCCCAACAAAAAAGATTATCTCGAGTGTAATAAGCTCACCATTCATTCTATCGCCCATCCTTTAACTATTCAATAAAAATTGCTGAATACCAGTTTTGAGGATCATCTTCATTTTTTAAGGTTCCAATCGGAAGACCAAATTTCCTAACAGTTTTAAAGACGTCCACGCCAACACTATGAAAAGATGGACGGGCTTGTTTCGGATTGATACATTTCATGCCTTTAAATCCACTGCATTCTTTACAAAGAGCACAATCACTCATCGAGAAAGCAAAGTAATAACCATCAAGAAAAGCTTGTCTCTCAATCGAAAAAGAAATTTTCTGTGAAAGTTGTTTGTTGGTGGAATGAACGATAATACCCCAAGTGTACTTTTCTAATACTTTTTGATACTCCCATGGTCGCATCGACCCAGGACGTGAAGGACAGGTATGGGAGTTTCCCCAATCAGCACAACCAAACATACATTTTAAGATAGTCCTTGCGTCAAATTCAATGTCTTCTATGCGAAAAAATACTGCCTGTTCGGCTCCCATATCGAAAGCCATCTTGAGATACTTTTTATGATCCATTTTCAAGCGACCTCTCTAAATAGATTGAATGCGCATGATTCTAAACCTGGAAAGTCAATGTTGCAATGAAAAAAAAATTCTTTCATTTTATTTGCTAAAATTGTAGAAAAAAAATTATGCAATTATTATAAAAGGAGTTCTATGATAAAAAACTTAACTCATCACCCGATAACCATTTATAAAAATAATACTGTCTACTGCTCAATTGAACCCGAAGGAATCGTCCCCCGCTGTCAAGAAGAACGACTCCAAATTGGAGAAATTAATGGAATCCCGATTATGACTACCCGCTTTGGAACAGTTTATGACCTTCCCGACAAAGAGGATGGAGTATTTCTCATTGTTTCTCCGATAGTTGCCAATGCTCTTCCCGACCGGGACGATTTATTGGTTCCTGATATTTTAGTGCGAGATAATCAAGGCAATATTATTGGTGCAGAAGCCTTGGCAAGAGTGACCTGGTGGGGTTGCGAAATCTTTTAAGAAAATATTGCACTCCACTCTGCCCATTGTTCTTTTAGATATTTCAACGATTCTCTCAGCCATCTGTCCAGCAAATAATCTGAGTAATCCCTGCCGAATTTTGGACCAGGATGCTCCAAATATCCAATCACTTTGGTTACAGGAATCTCGTTTTGTTTCTTCATCAGAATCGAATACACTTCTTTTACATCAATAATTCCACGTTCTAAGTTCTCTAATTCGAAACCAAAAGTCGAGTTATATATTGAATCGGTATTTTTAAAGTGAAACTCGTATAAATAGGGAAAGGAGGCAATAAAGTAATCAAGATTGTTTTCAATTACAATTTTCTCTTGATTCGCCCAACCATGCGAAACATCGGAACAATATCCAAAGCGAACTGTTTTTTCTGGTTGATTCAAATGAAATTGCACTAATTCATCAGCTATTTTTTTAAGTTCAACTGAGTTGCAAGGAGGCTCAGCATAACAAGACATTGGTTCCAAGGTTAGCCAAGATAATCCATGATCTTTAGCAAATACCATCATATCTTTAATAAATTTAAGAAATGATTTTATTCCTTGAGGACGATATTCAATCTTATCACGATAGACACTTCCCATTGAAGAACCGGCTACTGGGCATTCTAAGATCGCAGCAATTTCTATCATTCTCCGATAATTTTTCATGGTAATCTCAGCATATTCCTTCTCTGGATTTAAAAATCCTCCTAATTCACGATGGGAGGTAAATATGCTAGAAATCTGAATACCCTTTGATTGAGCAGATTCTTTTAATCGAAAAAAATAGGAGTCAGGAAGGGAATAAAATTCTGTAAAAGTTCCTAATTGCAAATTATAAATACCTTCTTCTGCCATTAAATTAAAAAGCCAATCAAATGAATACCGATATTGAATAGGGTCACTTTTCACTCCTAATTCTATCGTGAAGTTCTTTTCTAAATCCTGCATTTTTTTCAATATTCTCTGTCCTCTTTCTATTTTATTATGTATCCAAAATGCCATCATAGAAATATTGTTCCCCTCATTTTTATTTCCTTGATCAATTTTGTCAACTCTTTTTTTCGCTTTTTCATTTATTGACAAGTCTCGAATTCTTGAATTGTTATTGAAAAAAGTTCATAATAAAAGTGAAATGGAGGGTGATTTTCGATGAAAAGAAAGTTCTTTTTTTTATTGACCCTATTTGCCTTATGCTTTTTTCCCTCAATTAGTAGCTGCTGAAGAGTTGATAATTGAAAATCCCGTAATTGAAGTTGGGGATGCTCAAGTAGTGAATACCACAATCGAAATTTCTTTTGGCGATATTGCTATTACTGGGGGAGCAACAAAATTAATGGAAGGAGAATTCCGGTATTCCTCGCCTGAATGGAAACCTTTGATTTCGTACCAGGTGAAAAACGCTGTTGGAGAACTAAATGTAGAAATTCCTACTAACATAAATTTTTCATTATTCAGCTTTAAGGATAAAACATATAAAACCCTTATACATCTCAGTGACGAACTCCCGATGAATCTATTTTTTAAAGTTGGGGCAGGAAAAAGTCAGCTTGATCTGGCTTCGATGGAACTTGAAAACCCTAAACATTGAAGCTGGTAATGGGCGAAATGGATATTGATTTGGAAGGGAATACCAGTCTTTCTCGCTTAAACGTAAAAATTGGAGTTGGAGAGGCAACTATTGATTTACGTGGAAATTGGACGCGGGACCTTGAATCAAGAATTATATCCGGATTGGGTCAGGTAACTCTCCTTCTTCCACAGAATATCGGAGTTAAAGTTGAAACGAAAAGAGGCTTAGGTTCTATCGATGCCTCTAATCTTAATGTCAACGGAAATATTTATACCAACCAACAATTCGGTAAAACCGATCCTACTCTCAATATTTACCTCGAATCGGGAATCGGGAAGGTAAACTTAAACTGAATTAATAAGAGCTTCAAGAAAGAAGAGCGCATACAGCAGTTAAGCTGTATGCGCAGGAAAATTCTTTACTCCATTAGAGGAACTGTTTCCCAATAATAAACCATTCCACTCCACATGGTTAATCCCCATTCGCTGAAAATATTTACGGTAAAATCTGGTTGTTCAATGACTGGATAGGTAATATCAATAATCCATTTGGAAGCACCATAGTAAGTATATTGGTAATGTTTGGAACCAATTCCGGTGGAAAGGTCCGCTTTTAAACCAAAACACATTATATGGAACATTGACTCCAGCATTATGGGCTTTGGTAATGGCAATGTTCCTCGCTACGTCTACCCGAGCAAGGGGATTGGAGTTGGGGTTGGAGTTGGGGTTGGTGCCGCACAAATCCCATAAAGCCAGTACTCATCACTGAGAACGCCATTAACTGTCACGGCGACCCTCAACTCTCGGGCTGGCAACGATGATGCTGGAACTACTGCAATTACTTCATCGTCAGACCAATAGGAAACTGCCGCTACAATTCCATTCATGGTAACCGTGTGGTGCCCTTAAGATCACCAAAGTTCCGGCCGTAAATTCTTAGCTGTGTACCGGCTTTAACACAGTTGGAATCATAACGGATAGAAGATATATTTGGATTTTGTTGAGGAGTTGGAGTAGGAGTTGGGGTTGGTGGAGTACACCCCTAAAATGAAACTCATAACACAAATAACACTAAGAACCAGCACAATTGCCTTTTTCAAAGTCATTATTATACCTCCTTGAATTTTTAATCCTATAAACAGATAGAGAAATATCTTTTAAAAGATGCCTACTAATAAAATGGTAAATCTTTTGATAAAATTATTTCATTTTCCGGCTCTCAAACCCCCCTTATTGAAATAAATATTAAAAACAAAAAAATTAAGGAATCCTTGAAAATCCTCTTTTAATGAATAAATTACTCATAAACTTTATCGGCTTTTTAACAAAAATCTTAAGCCAACAACTCAGTCTAAAAAGAAAAATATGAGCAATGTAAATAATGTTCGTTCAATTTCGCCCAAATAAACTAATATCAACCCTAACCGGTAGATCCCCTTCTCAAGAATATCAATTCATTTCATCCCATTGTTATCTCTCTTGTTCCAGGCAACTGTTCTGAATAAAACAAAAGGTATCCTATTCTAATAATCTCTTCATTCAAATTTAATAAAATAAATACTGTCAATTT
Protein-coding sequences here:
- a CDS encoding N-acetyltransferase codes for the protein MLGITDMGWEIREAQNQGDIKKFVTFPLRLYRNHPYYVPPLISDEMGIFSPAKNPAYENCETKLFLIYHNNSCVGRIAGIISHIANEKYQEKNLRFGWFDSINEEKSAELLFSAIESWGKERGMTTCSGPQGFTDLDPTGMLIDGFEELGTMATQYNYPYYPDLVENCGYSKLIDALEFQTKVPDIKDIPESLIKSAEWVKKRYNYQVLKFKNKKEALKRGMDLINLIDESYADLYGTVPLTEKQKNYYLKKYLPYIQTDFIKVVADEEDNLIGFLITMPSLSQALQKARGRLFPFGFWYLLKALKTYQVLDFYLAGVKKEYRNKGVDILMVSEITKTAAKFGFSYSESNPELETNKKIQNEWKLFKPRQHKRRRIYFKNI
- a CDS encoding DUF2284 domain-containing protein, giving the protein MDHKKYLKMAFDMGAEQAVFFRIEDIEFDARTILKCMFGCADWGNSHTCPSRPGSMRPWEYQKVLEKYTWGIIVHSTNKQLSQKISFSIERQAFLDGYYFAFSMSDCALCKECSGFKGMKCINPKQARPSFHSVGVDVFKTVRKFGLPIGTLKNEDDPQNWYSAIFIE
- a CDS encoding TIM barrel protein; this encodes MQDLEKNFTIELGVKSDPIQYRYSFDWLFNLMAEEGIYNLQLGTFTEFYSLPDSYFFRLKESAQSKGIQISSIFTSHRELGGFLNPEKEYAEITMKNYRRMIEIAAILECPVAGSSMGSVYRDKIEYRPQGIKSFLKFIKDMMVFAKDHGLSWLTLEPMSCYAEPPCNSVELKKIADELVQFHLNQPEKTVRFGYCSDVSHGWANQEKIVIENNLDYFIASFPYLYEFHFKNTDSIYNSTFGFELENLERGIIDVKEVYSILMKKQNEIPVTKVIGYLEHPGPKFGRDYSDYLLDRWLRESLKYLKEQWAEWSAIFS
- a CDS encoding toast rack family protein, with protein sequence MIIENPVIEVGDAQVVNTTIEISFGDIAITGGATKLMEGEFRYSSPEWKPLISYQVKNAVGELNVEIPTNINFSLFSFKDKTYKTLIHLSDELPMNLFFKVGAGKSQLDLASMELENPKH
- a CDS encoding LiaF domain-containing protein translates to MGEMDIDLEGNTSLSRLNVKIGVGEATIDLRGNWTRDLESRIISGLGQVTLLLPQNIGVKVETKRGLGSIDASNLNVNGNIYTNQQFGKTDPTLNIYLESGIGKVNLN